One window from the genome of Drosophila albomicans strain 15112-1751.03 chromosome 2L, ASM965048v2, whole genome shotgun sequence encodes:
- the LOC117565950 gene encoding uncharacterized protein LOC117565950 isoform X4 — MHCVVQFPRLLEFSTDSPTDTCVSIDQHELNRYVQTDKVLNVRINMRCTSSKNINRRRHIFIHSFHPNIIFEVPIIVVSVLTEASICEHMVLPSTVPKNKSYYETIIYNPTKEPISIKYRNSYKGLKLNYLNNYTVQAEDYVKLLITFEPKKLQDYKGFFNIKFGMSPPRLVIFEYTPRSMGVYMNKGYVHFGRSKFNEESSRSIIVCNESPHAVKMKHQFHVELDDQAEANSMSRFSNNMFEEAISMHSILMYDFDDENQAQTIVYNDDAAKHFHLEVPDVIEAFSSHEIALTFRPFYDEEKPFPDDQDPPYFQRTRINFCFTDSFDCMQTHYVLTDGEISGIEIEMFPKTIDFRKIYLGEEHCAYIKVLNVDDVNAKVKYKDCLEPELCGLRMTPAEGFVLEPCNRGVFHLSLFVIAPARFNITLRFKVENGMYYHVSIKGTGQNVQLRTFPQLVEFGTVPFAVPQKRFMLLMNPLAVPITLQVHATEDGEEQPLIFNIRDSSKILPITVRDPIKELQRAHEDILEDVDLTLDARLSSIENDLLSEKSYVVNESEYSSEFEEEVMEPVPAMASRLLKDLKKQKVFDKSETDKRVIQEALQNLLETNYFSIFQKHNNFIFMDWNGIPSDPNEVYCDNEIIYLRPNTGRSITILIIPNRVGYFHRSLTVRICPTMPPGDSESSEDHQKTLIKSEYLCSKLWFEYNCSTPEIEWYNIVNLTELTIYAGEEYNFNMLFSNVSSVGGFLHFDVIPNEMSFRDGTWKFYIGSKSQVIAKCVVVFRIVGHNKLSGLLKIVGDPHPYPFHLYGNVLPTEVRITPMFVHRRVHVYEKNKVHFYIDNFSPTNTKLSMKLKDDRFQSLTVRGGMLAPTGQSMYTTMDSMFTDPDLYHNILYIDLQFDHVMEIPITFLVEGVPFYFDRNMEEGFDAGLLFTDLKEDFYAHKYKYKFKLKVFNRGLLTYRAAISRLKTYNPKVKSSACTNQPLTARFEIIPKLLEMQPNSEAEIEILISSYEEGEFFSDFLWDITEVTHPQRKNVIKNTYKATFVECDVSWDHKQLAFNYKPSQPLKERSHIETADLINYTNLAVDNVELEAQGPFRIKELFEHNFEKQIKVSLNSLERKEILVILNKAALKQLYCRQIEGRINVLAVKKMQKPLLLRLSVQVPEVNILQPELVLFDRGQPFDDCVEIINHGCSSANFKWKRIEVSENFVGDDDPADLVADVLSQILLTLEYNFTCEEESNMTLRYQQCRCQLQKETETGHLILDIIDEIISEIDLTNRRFIVRMDEVDALLDNSDVYSSSSFVRQTIDEILDHLNIESSQELSLASSEYCFSDRFIYFYEKCGLVPKLQHQSCLLHLPHIRRGHEVKSLFQLDIVGGRSQYFSVTLVNLAQKIKFHKDNIYLNIKPWYESFSSIIRISNVTKYPLQLLVMPMLPESKEKILTDGYAKLMQDEELELVSLGADKIKVNGILGLNENFLRSFGVLINNSANSYFRLRGQGVLPILNISTVLPKVEQSSSEILEEYSFMRKIYNYETFKSITEVDGDIMGLRGEEDDQEDSFTIDFSHLSESDEDMSAAQRRHHDYRLFQMVKTYVLVNNNQELPNATVLNQMLVTERYLHRLRINPELYDIHQKVYNKYISLHKTQAYKASNVKHFTVQPLPCEQLAYVLDLGPLTLNTLRRFELRLHFFGPGKLIASARTAVKVPGLYVDFHVENQPDKQFTYWAEKCNAPEFFDKGYRNMWERLLDASKSPRLNHAHSFDFDKLTRHQRVLTDRDRRMIEEYYNSLNPSVYPDQKHHFILAKVFTAYHSNFSGVEIKLVGLFKPESKYYERDQRIVDYIYIDLHMGPTLPILLRGVISA; from the exons ATGCACTG TGTGGTGCAGTTCCCGCGACTTCTAGAATTCAGCACGGACAGTCCAACAGACACATGTGTGTCCATTGATCAACACGAACTTAATCGTTATGTACAGACAGACAAAGTTCTTAATGTAAGGATCAACATGCGGTGTACATCCTCCAAAAACATCAACCGCCGTCGTCACATATTCATCCACAGCTTTCACCCAAACATCATATTCGAAGTGCCCATTATTG tggTAAGCGTGTTGACAGAAGCCTCTATCTGCGAACATATGGTACTTCCGTCGACAGTGCCCAAGAATAAGAGCTATTATGAAACTATCATCTACAATCCTACCAAAGAGCCAATCTCAATAAAGTACAGAAA TAGCTATAAAGGTCTCAAGCTTAACTACTTAAATAACTACACCGTGCAGGCAGAGGATTACGTAAAATTGCTTATAACATTTGAACCGAAGAAACTGCAGGATTACAAAGGATTCTTTAACATTAAGTTCGGAATGT CTCCTCCCAGACTTGTGATATTCGAATACACTCCCAGGTCAATGGGTGTATATATGAATAAAGGCTATGTGCATTTTGGGCGCTCCAAATTCAATGAGGAATCTTCACGCTCCATAATTGTTTGCAACGAGAGTCCCCATGCAGTCAAAATGAAACATCAATTCCATGTCGAGCTAGATGATCAGGCTGAAGCCAACTCCATGTCGAGATTCTCCAATAATATGTTTGAGGAAGCTATTAGCATGCACAGCATATTGATGTACGACTTCGATGATGAGAATCAGGCCCAAACGATTGTTTATAACGACGACGCTGCCAAACACTTTCATTTAGAAGTGCCTGATGTTATCGAAGCTTTTTCGTCCCACGAGATTGCGCTCACATTTCGACCCTTTTACGATGAAGAAAAGCCTTTTCCAGATGACCAGGATCCACCGTACTTTCAGCGCACCAGGATTAACTTTTGCTTCACTGATTCATTCGATTGCATGCAGACACATTATGTTCTAACTGATGGCGAAATTAGCGGCATTGAAATCGAAATGTTTCCGAAGACAATTGATTTTCGCAAAATCTACTTGGGAGAGGAGCACTGTGCCTACATCAAAGTTCTAAACGTAGATG ACGTGAATGCCAAAGTTAAGTACAAGGATTGTCTGGAGCCCGAGCTTTGTGGATTGCGAATGACGCCCGCTGAAGGATTCGTTTTGGAGCCCTGTAATCGTGGCGTGTTCCATTTGTCGCTCTTTGTCATTGCGCCCGCCCGTTTCAACATTACACTGCGCTTCAAGGTGGAGAACGGCATGTATTACCATGTGTCGATCAA AGGCACTGGACAAAATGTACAGCTGCGCACTTTTCCGCAACTCGTTGAGTTTGGAACTGTACCGTTTGCAGTGCCCCAGAAGCGTTTTATGCTTCTCATGAATCCGCTGGCTGTTCCCATTACCCTTCAAGTTCATGCAACTGAGGATGGCGAGGAGCAGCccttaatatttaatattcgagACTCGAGCAAAATTCTGCCTATTACTGTGCGAGATCCCATCAAGGAACTGCAGCGAGCTCATGAGGACATCCTAGAGGATGTTGACTTGACGCTTGATGCTCGCTTGTCGTCAATTGAGAATGATTTATTATCAGAAAAATCTTACGTCGTCAATGAGTCGGAATACAGCTCGGAATTTGAAGAGGAAGTTATGg AGCCTGTTCCGGCCATGGCCAGTCGTCTGCTGAAGGACCTCAAGAAGCAAAAAGTCTTTGACAAATCGGAAACAGACAAACGCGTTATTCAGGAGGCGCTACAGAATCTCTTGGAGACAAACTACTTTAGCATTTTCCAAAAGCACAACAACTTCATCTTCATGGACTGGAATGGCATACCAAGCGATCCCAATGAAGTGTACTGCGATAATGAGATCATATACCTGCGTCCCAATACCGGACGCAGCATAACCATATTGATAATACCCAATCGAGTTGGATATTTCCATCGATCGCTTACTGTGCGTATTTGCCCGACGATGCCGCCTGGGGACTCTGAGTCAAGCGAGGATCACCAGAAGACTCTTATCAAATCGGAATACCTTTGCTCTAAGCTGTGGTTCGAGTACAATTGCTCGACACCAGAGATTGAATGGTACAACATTGTTAACCTAACCGAACTGACTATCTATGCTGGAGAggaatacaattttaatatgctATTTTCCAACGTATCATCAGTAGGAGGCTTCTTGCACTTTGATGTCATT CCAAATGAGATGAGTTTTCGTGATGGCACTTGGAAGTTTTACATTGGCTCCAAGTCGCAGGTGATCGCCAAGTGTGTTGTCGTTTTTCGTATTGTTGGCCACAATAAGCTGTCGggtttattgaaaatagtcGGCGACCCACATCCCTATCCCTTTCATTTGTATGGTAACGTTTTACCAACGGAAGTTCGCATCACGCCCATGTTTGTGCATCGGCGAGTTCATGTCTACGAGAAAAATAAGGTGCACTTTTACATTGACAATTTCTCACCGACAAACACGAAGCTGTCAATGAAGCTG AAAGACGATCGGTTTCAATCGCTAACAGTGCGAGGAGGAATGCTAGCGCCTACTGGACAGAGCATGTACACAACAATGGACTCGATGTTTACTGATCCTGATCTGTATCACAATATACTCTACATTGATCTTCAGTTCGATCATGTTATGGAGATTCCCATCACATTTCTAGTGGAAGGAGTTCCTTTTTACTTTGATCGCAATATGGAAGAGGGCTTTGATGCCGGACTGCTCTTTACCGATCTCAAGGAGGACTTCTATGCACATAAATACAAGTACAAATTCAaactaaaagtatttaatcGAGGACTGCTCACGTATCGTGCGGCGATATCCCGTTTGAAGACCTATAATCCCAAAGTCAAGTCGTCTGCATGTACCAATCAACCGCTGACCGCTCGCTTTGAAATTATTCCGAAACTCTTGGAAATGCAACCAAATTCGGAGGCGGAAATTGAGATTTTGATAAGCAGCTATGAGGAAGGAGAATTCTTCAGTGATTTTCTGTGGGACATTACTGAGGTAACACATCCACAGCGTAAGAATGTTATCAAGAACACATACAAAGCAACCTTTGTGGAGTGTGATGTTAGTTGGGATCACAAACAGCTCGCATTCAACTATAAACCCAGTCAGCCCTTGAAAGAACGCTCCCACATTGAAACCGCCGATCTAATCAACTACACTAATTTAGCTGTAGACAATGTGGAGCTAGAGGCGCAAGGTCCTTTTCGCATCAAGGAGTTGTTTGAGCACAATTTTGAAAAGCAGATCAAGGTCTCGTTGAATAGTCTGGAACGTAAAGAAATACTGGTGATACTAAATAAGGCGGCCTTGAAACAATTATACTGCAGGCAAATTGAAGGACGCATTAATGTGCTTGCCgtcaaaaaaatgcaaaaacctCTGCTCCTACGTCTCTCTGTGCAAGTACCCGAAGTCAACATACTCCAACCGGAGTTGGTACTCTTTGATCGAGGACAACCATTCGATGATTGCGTCGAGATCATAAACCACGGTTGCTCCTCAGCTAACTTTAAATGGAAACGCATCGAAGTGAGCGAGAACTTTGTTGGCGACGACGATCCTGCAGATCTGGTTGCCGACGTTCTCTCCCAGATTTTGCTTACGCTCGAGTACAATTTTACCTGTGAGGAAGAGTCTAACATGACATTACGCTACCAACAATGTCGCTGTCAGCTTCAAAAGGAAACAGAAACTGGGCATCTTATACTTGATATTATTGACGAAATTATTAGTGAAATCGACCTAACAAATCGGCGCTTTATTGTACGCATGGACGAGGTAGATGCTTTGCTCGATAACAGCGATGTTTACAGTTCTTCGAGTTTTGTTCGTCAGACAATTGACGAAATACTTGACCATCTAAACATTGAGTCCAGCCAGGAGTTGTCATTGGCATCCTCAGAATATTGTTTCTCCGATCGCTTCATTTACTTCTATGAGAAGTGTGGTCTTGTACCTAAGCTGCAACATCAATCATGTCTGCTTCATTTACCACACATTCGCCGGGGACACGAGGTCAAATCGCTGTTCCAACTGGACATTGTTGGTGGTCGGAGTCAATACTTTTCAGTGACACTGGTTAATTTGGCgcagaaaattaaattccacAAGGACAATATCTACTTAAATATCAAG CCTTGGTACGAAAGCTTCAGCTCCATCATACGTATATCGAATGTGACCAAATATCCTCTACAATTGCTGGTTATGCCAATGCTGCCGGAGAGCAAGGAGAAAATACTTACTGACGGATATGCGAAACTTATGCAGGATGAAGAACTAGAGCTCGTATCTTTAGGTGCtgataaaattaaagttaacgGCATACTGGGACTCAACGAGAACTTTCTGCGCTCCTTCGGTGTGCTGATCAACAACAGTGCTAACAGCTATTTCCGACTGCGTGGCCAAGGGGTGCTGCCCATTTTGAACATATCGACAGTACTACCCAAGGTGGAACAAAGCAGTTCTGAAATACTTGAGGAATACTCTTTTATGCGCAAAATTTACAACTACGAAACATTCAAGAGCATCACAGAGGTCGATGGAGATATTATGGGTCTTCGTGGCGAAGAGGACGACCAGGAAGACTCCTTTACTATAGATTTCTCGCATCTATCGGAGAGTGATGAGGATATGTCAGCAGCACAAAGACGTCACCACGATTATCGGTTGTTTCAGATGGTAAAGACCTATGTGCTCGTTAATAACAATCAGGAACTGCCGAATGCCACTGTACTTAATCAGATGCTGGTAACGGAGCGTTACTTGCATCGACTGCGAATCAATCCGGAGCTATACGATATCCATCAGAAGGTGTATAATAAGTACATTAGTCTGCACAAAACCCAAGCCTACAAGGCTTCAAATGTCAAGCATTTCACTGTGCAGCCTTTGCCATGTGAACAACTTGCCTATGTTCTGGACTTGGGGCCCCTCACCCTTAATACGCTAAGGCGATTCGAATTGCGACTGCATTTCTTTGGACCAGGCAAACTAATCGCATCTGCACGCACAGCTGTCAAGGTGCCTGGACTCTACGTTGATTTCCATGTGGAAAATCA ACCTGACAAGCAGTTCACCTACTGGGCGGAGAAGTGCAACGCGCCCGAATTCTTTGACAAGGGTTATCGAAACATGTGGGAACGGCTTCTTGACGCGTCAAAGAGTCCCAGACTGAATCACGCACACTCTTTCGACTTTGATAAGTTGACGAGACATCAGCGCGTCTTGACAGACAGAGATCGTCGCATGATCGAGGAGTATTACAACAGTTTGAATCCCTCGGTTTATCCAGACCAAAAGCACCATTTCATACTTGCAAAAGTATTTACCGCGTATCACTCAAATTTTTCTGGCGTCGAAATTAAACTAGTTGGACTATTTAAGCCCGAGTCAAAGTACTACGAACGCGATCAGCGTATAGTCGACTACATTTACATTGAT CTACACATGGGACCCACGCTGCCCATTCTACTACGAGGCGTGATCTCAGCGTGA
- the LOC117565950 gene encoding uncharacterized protein LOC117565950 isoform X3, producing MIDTLHIAPRLFILKRPFRSNTPYTLNLSIRNNALFPRLLEFSTDSPTDTCVSIDQHELNRYVQTDKVLNVRINMRCTSSKNINRRRHIFIHSFHPNIIFEVPIIVVSVLTEASICEHMVLPSTVPKNKSYYETIIYNPTKEPISIKYRNSYKGLKLNYLNNYTVQAEDYVKLLITFEPKKLQDYKGFFNIKFGMSPPRLVIFEYTPRSMGVYMNKGYVHFGRSKFNEESSRSIIVCNESPHAVKMKHQFHVELDDQAEANSMSRFSNNMFEEAISMHSILMYDFDDENQAQTIVYNDDAAKHFHLEVPDVIEAFSSHEIALTFRPFYDEEKPFPDDQDPPYFQRTRINFCFTDSFDCMQTHYVLTDGEISGIEIEMFPKTIDFRKIYLGEEHCAYIKVLNVDDVNAKVKYKDCLEPELCGLRMTPAEGFVLEPCNRGVFHLSLFVIAPARFNITLRFKVENGMYYHVSIKGTGQNVQLRTFPQLVEFGTVPFAVPQKRFMLLMNPLAVPITLQVHATEDGEEQPLIFNIRDSSKILPITVRDPIKELQRAHEDILEDVDLTLDARLSSIENDLLSEKSYVVNESEYSSEFEEEVMEPVPAMASRLLKDLKKQKVFDKSETDKRVIQEALQNLLETNYFSIFQKHNNFIFMDWNGIPSDPNEVYCDNEIIYLRPNTGRSITILIIPNRVGYFHRSLTVRICPTMPPGDSESSEDHQKTLIKSEYLCSKLWFEYNCSTPEIEWYNIVNLTELTIYAGEEYNFNMLFSNVSSVGGFLHFDVIPNEMSFRDGTWKFYIGSKSQVIAKCVVVFRIVGHNKLSGLLKIVGDPHPYPFHLYGNVLPTEVRITPMFVHRRVHVYEKNKVHFYIDNFSPTNTKLSMKLKDDRFQSLTVRGGMLAPTGQSMYTTMDSMFTDPDLYHNILYIDLQFDHVMEIPITFLVEGVPFYFDRNMEEGFDAGLLFTDLKEDFYAHKYKYKFKLKVFNRGLLTYRAAISRLKTYNPKVKSSACTNQPLTARFEIIPKLLEMQPNSEAEIEILISSYEEGEFFSDFLWDITEVTHPQRKNVIKNTYKATFVECDVSWDHKQLAFNYKPSQPLKERSHIETADLINYTNLAVDNVELEAQGPFRIKELFEHNFEKQIKVSLNSLERKEILVILNKAALKQLYCRQIEGRINVLAVKKMQKPLLLRLSVQVPEVNILQPELVLFDRGQPFDDCVEIINHGCSSANFKWKRIEVSENFVGDDDPADLVADVLSQILLTLEYNFTCEEESNMTLRYQQCRCQLQKETETGHLILDIIDEIISEIDLTNRRFIVRMDEVDALLDNSDVYSSSSFVRQTIDEILDHLNIESSQELSLASSEYCFSDRFIYFYEKCGLVPKLQHQSCLLHLPHIRRGHEVKSLFQLDIVGGRSQYFSVTLVNLAQKIKFHKDNIYLNIKPWYESFSSIIRISNVTKYPLQLLVMPMLPESKEKILTDGYAKLMQDEELELVSLGADKIKVNGILGLNENFLRSFGVLINNSANSYFRLRGQGVLPILNISTVLPKVEQSSSEILEEYSFMRKIYNYETFKSITEVDGDIMGLRGEEDDQEDSFTIDFSHLSESDEDMSAAQRRHHDYRLFQMVKTYVLVNNNQELPNATVLNQMLVTERYLHRLRINPELYDIHQKVYNKYISLHKTQAYKASNVKHFTVQPLPCEQLAYVLDLGPLTLNTLRRFELRLHFFGPGKLIASARTAVKVPGLYVDFHVENQPDKQFTYWAEKCNAPEFFDKGYRNMWERLLDASKSPRLNHAHSFDFDKLTRHQRVLTDRDRRMIEEYYNSLNPSVYPDQKHHFILAKVFTAYHSNFSGVEIKLVGLFKPESKYYERDQRIVDYIYIDLHMGPTLPILLRGVISA from the exons ATGATCGACACGCTGCACATTGCACCACGATTGTTTATACTGAAGCGACCATTCCGAAGTAATACACCTTATACCTTGAACTTATCGATTCGCAATAATGCACTG TTCCCGCGACTTCTAGAATTCAGCACGGACAGTCCAACAGACACATGTGTGTCCATTGATCAACACGAACTTAATCGTTATGTACAGACAGACAAAGTTCTTAATGTAAGGATCAACATGCGGTGTACATCCTCCAAAAACATCAACCGCCGTCGTCACATATTCATCCACAGCTTTCACCCAAACATCATATTCGAAGTGCCCATTATTG tggTAAGCGTGTTGACAGAAGCCTCTATCTGCGAACATATGGTACTTCCGTCGACAGTGCCCAAGAATAAGAGCTATTATGAAACTATCATCTACAATCCTACCAAAGAGCCAATCTCAATAAAGTACAGAAA TAGCTATAAAGGTCTCAAGCTTAACTACTTAAATAACTACACCGTGCAGGCAGAGGATTACGTAAAATTGCTTATAACATTTGAACCGAAGAAACTGCAGGATTACAAAGGATTCTTTAACATTAAGTTCGGAATGT CTCCTCCCAGACTTGTGATATTCGAATACACTCCCAGGTCAATGGGTGTATATATGAATAAAGGCTATGTGCATTTTGGGCGCTCCAAATTCAATGAGGAATCTTCACGCTCCATAATTGTTTGCAACGAGAGTCCCCATGCAGTCAAAATGAAACATCAATTCCATGTCGAGCTAGATGATCAGGCTGAAGCCAACTCCATGTCGAGATTCTCCAATAATATGTTTGAGGAAGCTATTAGCATGCACAGCATATTGATGTACGACTTCGATGATGAGAATCAGGCCCAAACGATTGTTTATAACGACGACGCTGCCAAACACTTTCATTTAGAAGTGCCTGATGTTATCGAAGCTTTTTCGTCCCACGAGATTGCGCTCACATTTCGACCCTTTTACGATGAAGAAAAGCCTTTTCCAGATGACCAGGATCCACCGTACTTTCAGCGCACCAGGATTAACTTTTGCTTCACTGATTCATTCGATTGCATGCAGACACATTATGTTCTAACTGATGGCGAAATTAGCGGCATTGAAATCGAAATGTTTCCGAAGACAATTGATTTTCGCAAAATCTACTTGGGAGAGGAGCACTGTGCCTACATCAAAGTTCTAAACGTAGATG ACGTGAATGCCAAAGTTAAGTACAAGGATTGTCTGGAGCCCGAGCTTTGTGGATTGCGAATGACGCCCGCTGAAGGATTCGTTTTGGAGCCCTGTAATCGTGGCGTGTTCCATTTGTCGCTCTTTGTCATTGCGCCCGCCCGTTTCAACATTACACTGCGCTTCAAGGTGGAGAACGGCATGTATTACCATGTGTCGATCAA AGGCACTGGACAAAATGTACAGCTGCGCACTTTTCCGCAACTCGTTGAGTTTGGAACTGTACCGTTTGCAGTGCCCCAGAAGCGTTTTATGCTTCTCATGAATCCGCTGGCTGTTCCCATTACCCTTCAAGTTCATGCAACTGAGGATGGCGAGGAGCAGCccttaatatttaatattcgagACTCGAGCAAAATTCTGCCTATTACTGTGCGAGATCCCATCAAGGAACTGCAGCGAGCTCATGAGGACATCCTAGAGGATGTTGACTTGACGCTTGATGCTCGCTTGTCGTCAATTGAGAATGATTTATTATCAGAAAAATCTTACGTCGTCAATGAGTCGGAATACAGCTCGGAATTTGAAGAGGAAGTTATGg AGCCTGTTCCGGCCATGGCCAGTCGTCTGCTGAAGGACCTCAAGAAGCAAAAAGTCTTTGACAAATCGGAAACAGACAAACGCGTTATTCAGGAGGCGCTACAGAATCTCTTGGAGACAAACTACTTTAGCATTTTCCAAAAGCACAACAACTTCATCTTCATGGACTGGAATGGCATACCAAGCGATCCCAATGAAGTGTACTGCGATAATGAGATCATATACCTGCGTCCCAATACCGGACGCAGCATAACCATATTGATAATACCCAATCGAGTTGGATATTTCCATCGATCGCTTACTGTGCGTATTTGCCCGACGATGCCGCCTGGGGACTCTGAGTCAAGCGAGGATCACCAGAAGACTCTTATCAAATCGGAATACCTTTGCTCTAAGCTGTGGTTCGAGTACAATTGCTCGACACCAGAGATTGAATGGTACAACATTGTTAACCTAACCGAACTGACTATCTATGCTGGAGAggaatacaattttaatatgctATTTTCCAACGTATCATCAGTAGGAGGCTTCTTGCACTTTGATGTCATT CCAAATGAGATGAGTTTTCGTGATGGCACTTGGAAGTTTTACATTGGCTCCAAGTCGCAGGTGATCGCCAAGTGTGTTGTCGTTTTTCGTATTGTTGGCCACAATAAGCTGTCGggtttattgaaaatagtcGGCGACCCACATCCCTATCCCTTTCATTTGTATGGTAACGTTTTACCAACGGAAGTTCGCATCACGCCCATGTTTGTGCATCGGCGAGTTCATGTCTACGAGAAAAATAAGGTGCACTTTTACATTGACAATTTCTCACCGACAAACACGAAGCTGTCAATGAAGCTG AAAGACGATCGGTTTCAATCGCTAACAGTGCGAGGAGGAATGCTAGCGCCTACTGGACAGAGCATGTACACAACAATGGACTCGATGTTTACTGATCCTGATCTGTATCACAATATACTCTACATTGATCTTCAGTTCGATCATGTTATGGAGATTCCCATCACATTTCTAGTGGAAGGAGTTCCTTTTTACTTTGATCGCAATATGGAAGAGGGCTTTGATGCCGGACTGCTCTTTACCGATCTCAAGGAGGACTTCTATGCACATAAATACAAGTACAAATTCAaactaaaagtatttaatcGAGGACTGCTCACGTATCGTGCGGCGATATCCCGTTTGAAGACCTATAATCCCAAAGTCAAGTCGTCTGCATGTACCAATCAACCGCTGACCGCTCGCTTTGAAATTATTCCGAAACTCTTGGAAATGCAACCAAATTCGGAGGCGGAAATTGAGATTTTGATAAGCAGCTATGAGGAAGGAGAATTCTTCAGTGATTTTCTGTGGGACATTACTGAGGTAACACATCCACAGCGTAAGAATGTTATCAAGAACACATACAAAGCAACCTTTGTGGAGTGTGATGTTAGTTGGGATCACAAACAGCTCGCATTCAACTATAAACCCAGTCAGCCCTTGAAAGAACGCTCCCACATTGAAACCGCCGATCTAATCAACTACACTAATTTAGCTGTAGACAATGTGGAGCTAGAGGCGCAAGGTCCTTTTCGCATCAAGGAGTTGTTTGAGCACAATTTTGAAAAGCAGATCAAGGTCTCGTTGAATAGTCTGGAACGTAAAGAAATACTGGTGATACTAAATAAGGCGGCCTTGAAACAATTATACTGCAGGCAAATTGAAGGACGCATTAATGTGCTTGCCgtcaaaaaaatgcaaaaacctCTGCTCCTACGTCTCTCTGTGCAAGTACCCGAAGTCAACATACTCCAACCGGAGTTGGTACTCTTTGATCGAGGACAACCATTCGATGATTGCGTCGAGATCATAAACCACGGTTGCTCCTCAGCTAACTTTAAATGGAAACGCATCGAAGTGAGCGAGAACTTTGTTGGCGACGACGATCCTGCAGATCTGGTTGCCGACGTTCTCTCCCAGATTTTGCTTACGCTCGAGTACAATTTTACCTGTGAGGAAGAGTCTAACATGACATTACGCTACCAACAATGTCGCTGTCAGCTTCAAAAGGAAACAGAAACTGGGCATCTTATACTTGATATTATTGACGAAATTATTAGTGAAATCGACCTAACAAATCGGCGCTTTATTGTACGCATGGACGAGGTAGATGCTTTGCTCGATAACAGCGATGTTTACAGTTCTTCGAGTTTTGTTCGTCAGACAATTGACGAAATACTTGACCATCTAAACATTGAGTCCAGCCAGGAGTTGTCATTGGCATCCTCAGAATATTGTTTCTCCGATCGCTTCATTTACTTCTATGAGAAGTGTGGTCTTGTACCTAAGCTGCAACATCAATCATGTCTGCTTCATTTACCACACATTCGCCGGGGACACGAGGTCAAATCGCTGTTCCAACTGGACATTGTTGGTGGTCGGAGTCAATACTTTTCAGTGACACTGGTTAATTTGGCgcagaaaattaaattccacAAGGACAATATCTACTTAAATATCAAG CCTTGGTACGAAAGCTTCAGCTCCATCATACGTATATCGAATGTGACCAAATATCCTCTACAATTGCTGGTTATGCCAATGCTGCCGGAGAGCAAGGAGAAAATACTTACTGACGGATATGCGAAACTTATGCAGGATGAAGAACTAGAGCTCGTATCTTTAGGTGCtgataaaattaaagttaacgGCATACTGGGACTCAACGAGAACTTTCTGCGCTCCTTCGGTGTGCTGATCAACAACAGTGCTAACAGCTATTTCCGACTGCGTGGCCAAGGGGTGCTGCCCATTTTGAACATATCGACAGTACTACCCAAGGTGGAACAAAGCAGTTCTGAAATACTTGAGGAATACTCTTTTATGCGCAAAATTTACAACTACGAAACATTCAAGAGCATCACAGAGGTCGATGGAGATATTATGGGTCTTCGTGGCGAAGAGGACGACCAGGAAGACTCCTTTACTATAGATTTCTCGCATCTATCGGAGAGTGATGAGGATATGTCAGCAGCACAAAGACGTCACCACGATTATCGGTTGTTTCAGATGGTAAAGACCTATGTGCTCGTTAATAACAATCAGGAACTGCCGAATGCCACTGTACTTAATCAGATGCTGGTAACGGAGCGTTACTTGCATCGACTGCGAATCAATCCGGAGCTATACGATATCCATCAGAAGGTGTATAATAAGTACATTAGTCTGCACAAAACCCAAGCCTACAAGGCTTCAAATGTCAAGCATTTCACTGTGCAGCCTTTGCCATGTGAACAACTTGCCTATGTTCTGGACTTGGGGCCCCTCACCCTTAATACGCTAAGGCGATTCGAATTGCGACTGCATTTCTTTGGACCAGGCAAACTAATCGCATCTGCACGCACAGCTGTCAAGGTGCCTGGACTCTACGTTGATTTCCATGTGGAAAATCA ACCTGACAAGCAGTTCACCTACTGGGCGGAGAAGTGCAACGCGCCCGAATTCTTTGACAAGGGTTATCGAAACATGTGGGAACGGCTTCTTGACGCGTCAAAGAGTCCCAGACTGAATCACGCACACTCTTTCGACTTTGATAAGTTGACGAGACATCAGCGCGTCTTGACAGACAGAGATCGTCGCATGATCGAGGAGTATTACAACAGTTTGAATCCCTCGGTTTATCCAGACCAAAAGCACCATTTCATACTTGCAAAAGTATTTACCGCGTATCACTCAAATTTTTCTGGCGTCGAAATTAAACTAGTTGGACTATTTAAGCCCGAGTCAAAGTACTACGAACGCGATCAGCGTATAGTCGACTACATTTACATTGAT CTACACATGGGACCCACGCTGCCCATTCTACTACGAGGCGTGATCTCAGCGTGA